The DNA window AAATAATACTCGCGCCGCGCCACGTCCAATAATTCCGCTCGAACTGCGCCATCCTGGCATTGTCGGTAGCTTTGCGCCAACTGCACGGCCGGGAGCATCGGGAACTGCCTTTCGTGCTCCAAAATGCATGCACCAAGAGCTGAATCCCGCTCCACGAAATCAAAACGATGGAGATATGGAGTGTCCATCGCCGCAAAAAGGGCCGAAGGATCAACGCACGAAAGGACGCGGCATTCCAAGGGCCGCACCGCGTATATCGTACAGCCGGATTCCTCCGGAGAAAAAAACCGACAGGCCCAGGTGGAATTCCGGCCGCGCACTTTGATCAACTCAGTGGCAATGGGCATGAGCCCTCCCCCACGCGGGTCATCCGCAATCTCTCCCTGCCGGATGCACACCAAATCGCGCAGTGTTATATGCCCCTCGGCAACCAGATCGGCATCATCGGCATGCAAAGCAGGACCACCCTTGCGGCAACACGTGCCGCATCGGCGGCAAAAAATTCGGGACATGAAAACTCCAGATGTTGAGCGAACAAATTCACAAAATATGGCACAAGGAATGAACTTGAACGAAGAAAATATTACAAATAAAACAGAAAGCAAAAATAAAAAAAGCCGGTCAAACCGGCTTTTTTATCCTATTCACACTTTAGTTTACTGATACAACTCGGTTTCGAGCCATTTTTTTACATCGGAATTCACGGGATAGACACCTTTATGATGATAAACCCCATGCAAAAAATTTTTGGCCAGCTTTTCAGGCAATGGCAGTTCTGCCAATTCCTGAGCGCCATCGGAATTGCGATACAACAAGGTAACCGTTGGATGCGCATTCCACGTGTTGATCACAAAATAATGGGAAAAATCCTCTTTTCCCCGAACAGCATTTTGGTATCCGCCTCGGTAGCCATTATTTCCCCACTCGAGATAAATGGCCACCGCATCCTCGGGTGTCATATCCCAATCAATGGTCAAATCTTTGAATTCTCTCAACTGTCCCATGATTAACCTCCTTTACTTTCGAGAATAGTTACTAGTAATGATTCTTCGAAAGGTCAAGAAGTAGAAATCAGACGAATATCCGGACATGATGTGCCCCGCAACCGCGCGGCCCGGAACTCACGCGCGGCCGCCACGAAATTTAAGGCCCAATCTGGACGGCCCAAAGCGTGCATATGGGTGTATCCAGCCAAGCAGTTGCGGAAAAGAACACCATCGCGACCAGTTAGCATTCCCCGACCCCTCTCGACGTGGAAAACAAATGAAGCAATCCGGTCGGAGTCAAGACAACGGGAATAATGGAATTCATGCCCTGTCAGACGAGTCCCTAGCGCATAAAACGGATTTGATGCGACGACCTCGGAACTCATGTACCCATGGCCCTGGGGTTTTGAAAAAATCTTGGCGGTCAAGGGGAAAATACCGGCCATGGGATACCTTGAGCCCTCGTACACCAAATCACGGCTCAAATACATGAGCCCGCCGCATTCTGCGTAAACCGGCATGCCCTCGTGGACAAATTTACTTACCGAGCCTCGCATGGTGACGTTTTCCGCCAAGCGTTCGGCCATGGTTTCGGGGAATCCCCCTCCCATATAGATGGCGTCCACATCAGGTACCGCCGGATCACCAAGAAGACTAAACTCCACGAGCTCGGCTCCGGCGTGCCGCAATGCCTCAAAATTCTCCTGATAATAGAACCACAACGCCGCATCACGAGCCACCCCGATACGTACGGACGCACCTGATTCCGGGGCCGGATACAGAGAAGCAAATTCGGTGGACAAGACCGGAGCGGAGCGGGCAATGGCAAGGCAGGCATCGAGATCGGCGTTGTCGCGCAAGCAATCGGCGATGGTCGCAAAGGGGTCGTTCTCGTGCTCGGCGTCGGAAATGAGACCCATATGTCGTTCGGGGATGGGATTCTGGGCGAGTTTCGGCAAAATGCCGAGCACCTTCACGTCCGTGTATTTCTCGATGGAATCCCGCAGGATATTCTGGTGACGACAACCAGCCGTGCGGTTGAGGATGACGCCCCGAATGTCAACAAGCGGATCGAAGGAGGTCAGGCCGAGGATGATGGCGGCCATGGTGCGGGTGACTTTCGTGCAATCCGCCACGACGATAACAGGGCAATGCAAGAGTTTGGCAAGCTCGGCCGAGGAACAGGAACCTTCCACGTCCTTGCCGTCATAGAGGCCGCGATTGCCTTCGAGCAGGGCCAGATCGGCTCCCCGTGCCCGGGACAAAAACAGATTCCGCAAGACATCGGAAGACAACAAGAAAGGATCCAGATTTGTCGTTTCGCTCTGGCTAGCCAAGCTCAGCCATTTGGCGTCGATATAATCTGGACCCTTTTTAAAGGCCTGAACTCTCAGGCCTCGCTCAATGAAGGCGCGTGCAAGTCCCAGACTGACGATGGTCTTGCCGGAACCGCCACCAAGGCCGGCAACGAGTATCCGGGGACACGTCAGAACAGAGGCTGGCATCAGAAAATCTTAATCTTCGCCTTCAGTATGCGCCTGCTTTCCACTCCCGGGAACACCATACATGGTGGTGCTGCCACTGGACCAGTACTCAAGCACACCGTCGGTCACAAGCTGGTTGATCAGCTTTTTTGCTTCGCGCATTTTCATTTCAGGAAAAAGAGCAGCCAAGTCATTGAAATAAAACTTAGATTTTTGCTTAGACTTGGACTGGATGTACTCCAATACGATCTCTTTGGGATCTGCCATGCTCGCCTCTCTTATGGTTTAGGGCCGGCTTGCGCCGGCCCTATTGAATAATCTCTGACGTAAAGCCTAGAACTTGAAGTTCGTGGTCTGACGCCAAGTGTAGTAGGCCGGATCACGGAAGTCATCGATCATGTGCTCGGAGAACTCAAGACCGGTCTTCTCGAAGAAACGCTCCCAGCCAATGCGCTCAGCCCAGTCACCCAACCGCTCGTACTTCCGAGCGTCGGCGGAATACGCCTCGACGATCTGACGGATAACCTTGGCCAAAGTGGGCCAGCGAGGCGGCTCGTTCGGAATGAAAGCCACGACGACCTTGGAGAACTTGGGGTTGCTAATGCGGTTGGAAACCTTGCCACCAGCCATGATAACAAGACCGTCGCCAGTCTGGTCGGACAAAGGCAAGGACGGGCACATGGTGTAGCAGTTACCACAGAACATGCAACGCTCGTTCTTGATGGCAACAGTGTTGACCGTTTTGGTCTCACCCTTTTCAGTGGTGATTTCCTTCTTGGTCGGACGAATGGCGCCAACAGGGCAAGCAGCCACGGCCAGCGGGATTTCACACAAATTGTCCAACCATTCGTGATCGATGATCGGAGGCTTGCGGTGGTAGCCCAGGATGGCGATGTCGGAGCAGTGAACCGCGCCGCACATGTTCAAGCAGCAGGCCATGGAAATACGGACCTGTGCGGGCATGCGCATCTGTCCAAATTCCTCGAAAAGTTCGTCCAGGACGACCTTGACGGTACCAGAGGCGTCGGTTGCGGGAGTATGGCAATGGACCCAACCCTGCGTATGAACGATATTCGTGATGCCAGCGCCAGTGCCGCCAACCGGGAACTTGTGGCTACCGCCCTCGAACTTCTGATCGTTCAGATACTGCTTGAGCTTCTTGGCCTCCTCGAGGGTCTCGACCATGAACTCAATATTATTCCGAGTGGTGAAACGAAGATGGCCACCGCAAAACTTATCGGCGATGTCGCAGATAGCGCGGACATGACCAACGGACATCAAACGTGCGCCACCACAACGAACAGTGTAAACTTCATCGCCGCTCTCGGCCTTGTGCATCAGGAGGCCCGGCTCGACGATCTCGTGCCAAAGCCACTGCCCTTTATTCTTGGCGATGACGGGCGGAAGAAAATCGGAAAAATGACGAGGACCAATATCAGTGATCCTGTTTTCCATGGGTTTTTCAGGATTATATCCGGCAGAAACGAAAGCCATTGTCGACCCCCTTCTTATCTCTGATGGTGTTTACGGTATTCAGCGATATCACGATCCCAGCCGCCAGGAACATCTTCTTCCTTCCAGAAGATGTACGGGTTGTGGCGGGGTTCCTGTACATGCTGTGGTATGGGTTTAGCACCAATGGTCGCAATAGCCTTGGCCAAGCCCTGACGCTTGATCAGCTCGCCAAGACGCTCGCGGTTCTTGCCTTCTTCCATCCACCATTCCCAAATCGCCTCGATGATCTCCTTGATCTCGTCGTAAGGCTCCTCGACTTTGAGGAACGGCACGAGCAACGAACCCATCTGAGCACCATCGAGGATCGGAGCCTTGGCACCAACCAAAATCGACAGACCACGATCATTACCGATACGCAGAGCGCGAGGCATGACGTTCAAGCAATGCATGCAACGGGTGCATTCACGGTTATTGATCTTCAGCTTGCCATCTTCCAACCACATACACTCTGTCGGGCACAGATCGATGACTTCCTTCTGGATGTCGAAGGGGCCCCAGTCCTTACCGGAATGAGCACCGCCATTAGGCTGGATTTCACCACCAATATAAGCGGCCACGGCTTCCTGATCAATGCGGATGTCGTCCTTCCAGGTGCCGATAAACGACATATCGGAACGCGCGATGGAGGCAACACAGCCATTAGGACAGCCATCGAACTTAAACTTGAACTTATACGGGAACGCGGGACGATGGAGCTCGTCCTGATATTCCTGTGTCAACTGATAGCAAAGTTCCTGCGTATCATAGCAGGCCCATTCACAACGAGACTCACCAAGGCAGCAAGCGGGGGTACGCAGGTTCGAACCAGAGCCACCCAAGTCGTTGTTCATGTTGTGAGTCAGTTCGTAGAAAACTTCTTCGAGCTGAGGGGTGGTGGTACCGAGCAGAACGATATCACCCGTGGCGCCATGCATGTTGGTCAAGCCAGAGCCACGCATTTCCCACAGATCACACAACTTACGGAGAAATTCAGTCGAGTAGTATTTGCCGTTGGGCTGTGCGACACGCATTGTGTGGAAATGCGCCACGCCAGGGAACTTTTCGGGCTGATCACAGTAACGACCGATAACGCCACCGCCGTAGCCGAAAACACCTACGATTCCGCCGTGCTTCCAGTGCGTCGTGCCATCCTTGTAAGACAGCTCCAAAATGCCGAGCAGATCGTCGCAAACGTCAACGGGAATCTGAAATTCCACGTTCTTATCGTTTTTAAGGCGTCTCTCGGATTCCTCCTTGATATCAGCCACAAAACTCGGCCAAGGACCGCTTGTAAGCTGATCCAGCAACGGGGTCGCATGTTTAGCCATTACACATCCTCCTTAAAAGATTAGACCGTGTACAGTCATCGCGCTTGCATTTACATACCGCACGACTTTCAACCTCGTAACAATTCCAAGCCTTTCTAAAAATTTTATGCTCGTGAACCTTCGTACAAACCCTCTATCTTGTCAACCCGAAATCTATTCCTGCAAAAATGACA is part of the Deltaproteobacteria bacterium genome and encodes:
- a CDS encoding dissimilatory sulfite reductase-asociated protein DsvD, with protein sequence MADPKEIVLEYIQSKSKQKSKFYFNDLAALFPEMKMREAKKLINQLVTDGVLEYWSSGSTTMYGVPGSGKQAHTEGED
- the cobB gene encoding hydrogenobyrinic acid a,c-diamide synthase (glutamine-hydrolyzing); translated protein: MPASVLTCPRILVAGLGGGSGKTIVSLGLARAFIERGLRVQAFKKGPDYIDAKWLSLASQSETTNLDPFLLSSDVLRNLFLSRARGADLALLEGNRGLYDGKDVEGSCSSAELAKLLHCPVIVVADCTKVTRTMAAIILGLTSFDPLVDIRGVILNRTAGCRHQNILRDSIEKYTDVKVLGILPKLAQNPIPERHMGLISDAEHENDPFATIADCLRDNADLDACLAIARSAPVLSTEFASLYPAPESGASVRIGVARDAALWFYYQENFEALRHAGAELVEFSLLGDPAVPDVDAIYMGGGFPETMAERLAENVTMRGSVSKFVHEGMPVYAECGGLMYLSRDLVYEGSRYPMAGIFPLTAKIFSKPQGHGYMSSEVVASNPFYALGTRLTGHEFHYSRCLDSDRIASFVFHVERGRGMLTGRDGVLFRNCLAGYTHMHALGRPDWALNFVAAAREFRAARLRGTSCPDIRLISTS
- a CDS encoding YkgJ family cysteine cluster protein, which gives rise to MLSVLFVIFSSFKFIPCAIFCEFVRSTSGVFMSRIFCRRCGTCCRKGGPALHADDADLVAEGHITLRDLVCIRQGEIADDPRGGGLMPIATELIKVRGRNSTWACRFFSPEESGCTIYAVRPLECRVLSCVDPSALFAAMDTPYLHRFDFVERDSALGACILEHERQFPMLPAVQLAQSYRQCQDGAVRAELLDVARREYYFRQAFADRVCAQDNDLWIYFGRPMWMVLSPLVPALKECDLW
- the dsrB gene encoding dissimilatory-type sulfite reductase subunit beta translates to MAFVSAGYNPEKPMENRITDIGPRHFSDFLPPVIAKNKGQWLWHEIVEPGLLMHKAESGDEVYTVRCGGARLMSVGHVRAICDIADKFCGGHLRFTTRNNIEFMVETLEEAKKLKQYLNDQKFEGGSHKFPVGGTGAGITNIVHTQGWVHCHTPATDASGTVKVVLDELFEEFGQMRMPAQVRISMACCLNMCGAVHCSDIAILGYHRKPPIIDHEWLDNLCEIPLAVAACPVGAIRPTKKEITTEKGETKTVNTVAIKNERCMFCGNCYTMCPSLPLSDQTGDGLVIMAGGKVSNRISNPKFSKVVVAFIPNEPPRWPTLAKVIRQIVEAYSADARKYERLGDWAERIGWERFFEKTGLEFSEHMIDDFRDPAYYTWRQTTNFKF
- the dsrA gene encoding dissimilatory-type sulfite reductase subunit alpha, with the translated sequence MAKHATPLLDQLTSGPWPSFVADIKEESERRLKNDKNVEFQIPVDVCDDLLGILELSYKDGTTHWKHGGIVGVFGYGGGVIGRYCDQPEKFPGVAHFHTMRVAQPNGKYYSTEFLRKLCDLWEMRGSGLTNMHGATGDIVLLGTTTPQLEEVFYELTHNMNNDLGGSGSNLRTPACCLGESRCEWACYDTQELCYQLTQEYQDELHRPAFPYKFKFKFDGCPNGCVASIARSDMSFIGTWKDDIRIDQEAVAAYIGGEIQPNGGAHSGKDWGPFDIQKEVIDLCPTECMWLEDGKLKINNRECTRCMHCLNVMPRALRIGNDRGLSILVGAKAPILDGAQMGSLLVPFLKVEEPYDEIKEIIEAIWEWWMEEGKNRERLGELIKRQGLAKAIATIGAKPIPQHVQEPRHNPYIFWKEEDVPGGWDRDIAEYRKHHQR